From Pandoraea vervacti, the proteins below share one genomic window:
- a CDS encoding pyridoxal-phosphate-dependent aminotransferase family protein: MLKLDFHPSGRHFLQIPGPSPVPDRILRAMSYPTIDHRGPEFGALGRKVLADIKKIFKTEQPVVIYPASGTGAWEAALSNTLSPGDHVLMFETGHFSTLWKKMAENLGLKPEFIGLPGTEGWRRGVQPDMIEARLRADTAHAIKAVCVVHNETSTGVTSDIATVRRAIDAAGHPALLLVDTISGLGSADYRHDEWGVDVTVSGSQKGLMLPPGISFNAVSQKALEAGKQAKLPRAFWGWQEIIEANKNGYWPYTPNTNLLYGLSEALDMILEEGLDNVFARHQRLAEATRRAVNAWGLEIQCQDPAVYSPVLTGVVMPQGVDADEVRKRIYERFDMSLGQALGKIRGTMFRIGHLGDCNDLTLMATLSGCEMGLQISGVKLAASGVVAAMDYLAQAKTAPLLKAAA, encoded by the coding sequence ATGCTGAAGCTCGATTTCCACCCCTCGGGTCGCCATTTCTTGCAGATCCCCGGCCCGAGCCCGGTGCCGGATCGCATTCTGCGCGCCATGAGTTATCCGACGATCGACCACCGTGGTCCCGAATTCGGCGCGTTGGGTCGCAAGGTGCTTGCCGATATCAAGAAGATCTTCAAGACGGAACAGCCGGTCGTGATTTACCCGGCCTCGGGCACCGGCGCGTGGGAAGCCGCGCTGTCCAATACGCTCTCGCCCGGCGACCACGTGCTGATGTTCGAGACCGGGCACTTCTCGACGCTCTGGAAAAAGATGGCCGAAAACCTTGGCCTCAAACCGGAGTTCATCGGCCTGCCCGGCACCGAAGGCTGGCGCCGTGGCGTTCAGCCGGACATGATCGAGGCGCGCCTGCGCGCCGACACGGCACATGCCATCAAGGCCGTGTGTGTGGTGCATAACGAGACCTCCACCGGCGTGACGTCGGACATCGCGACGGTGCGTCGCGCGATCGACGCCGCGGGGCACCCGGCGCTGCTGCTCGTCGACACCATCTCGGGCCTCGGCTCGGCGGACTATCGTCACGACGAATGGGGGGTGGACGTGACCGTCTCCGGTTCGCAAAAGGGGTTGATGCTGCCGCCGGGCATCAGCTTCAATGCGGTGTCGCAGAAGGCGCTCGAAGCCGGAAAGCAGGCGAAGCTGCCGCGGGCGTTCTGGGGCTGGCAGGAGATCATCGAAGCGAACAAGAACGGCTACTGGCCTTACACGCCGAACACCAACCTGCTGTACGGCCTGTCCGAAGCGCTCGACATGATTCTGGAAGAAGGGCTGGACAACGTGTTTGCGCGCCACCAGCGTCTGGCCGAGGCAACGCGCCGCGCGGTCAATGCCTGGGGTCTCGAGATCCAGTGTCAGGACCCGGCGGTGTACAGCCCGGTGCTCACCGGTGTCGTGATGCCGCAGGGCGTGGACGCCGACGAGGTGCGCAAGCGTATCTACGAACGCTTCGACATGTCGCTCGGTCAGGCGCTCGGCAAGATTCGCGGCACGATGTTCCGAATCGGCCACCTCGGCGACTGCAACGATCTCACGCTCATGGCCACGCTCTCGGGCTGCGAAATGGGGCTGCAAATCTCCGGCGTGAAGCTGGCTGCCTCCGGTGTCGTCGCCGCCATGGACTACCTGGCACAGGCCAAAACTGCGCCGTTGCTCAAGGCCGCTGCCTGA
- a CDS encoding GntR family transcriptional regulator, which produces MQKMDNTSTIAAPEIPRVERLRLHDTVVEHLRRLIIEGVLSPGVKLNERELCETLGISRTPLREAFKVLAAEGLIEIAPNRGASVARMTEKEIREMFELMSALEAFSGELAAERMTAVELAEIKALHYAMLACRAQQDLPGYYARNQAIHDRINEAARNGALRQTYVSINRRLMALRFRSNFHSDKWDRAIDEHEQMIDALEKRDGKRLGEILRKHLLAKRDAVLQIHADPASDAPSN; this is translated from the coding sequence ATGCAAAAAATGGATAACACGTCGACGATTGCCGCCCCCGAGATTCCGCGTGTCGAGCGCTTGCGTTTGCATGACACGGTCGTCGAGCACCTGCGCCGCCTCATCATCGAGGGCGTGCTCAGCCCCGGCGTCAAACTCAACGAACGCGAGTTGTGCGAGACGCTCGGTATCTCGCGCACCCCGTTGCGCGAGGCCTTCAAGGTGCTTGCCGCCGAGGGACTGATCGAGATTGCGCCGAATCGCGGCGCGAGTGTCGCGCGCATGACGGAGAAGGAAATCCGGGAGATGTTCGAGCTCATGAGTGCGCTCGAAGCCTTTTCGGGAGAACTGGCGGCCGAACGGATGACGGCGGTAGAGCTTGCCGAAATCAAGGCGTTGCATTACGCCATGCTTGCATGCCGCGCCCAGCAGGATCTTCCCGGCTATTACGCACGCAACCAGGCCATTCACGACCGCATCAACGAAGCGGCCCGCAACGGTGCGTTGCGCCAGACTTATGTGTCGATCAACCGTCGCCTGATGGCGCTGCGCTTTCGCTCGAACTTTCATTCGGACAAGTGGGATCGCGCCATCGACGAGCACGAGCAAATGATCGATGCTCTCGAGAAGCGCGACGGCAAGCGACTCGGCGAAATTCTGCGCAAGCACTTGCTCGCCAAGCGCGACGCCGTGCTGCAAATCCACGCCGATCCGGCGAGCGATGCGCCGAGCAACTGA
- a CDS encoding flavodoxin family protein produces the protein MSNIAIVYYSQGGATAMIAHSVAQGVNDAGAHAQLFSIEPHQLVDGQWHDEAMLSRLAAADAIIFGAPAFQGGIAATFKAFADATTGMWRARSWRNKVAGGFSFSCRSSDDKRNTLDYFAALAAQHGMVWADVDADDTGFEVRGASASPVMRFAGDFPAVTAPGVEVDAAYALDPADVIAGKQYGRNVASLVARLAGEVLESPAVLARRAREAAERRL, from the coding sequence ATGTCCAATATCGCAATCGTTTATTACTCGCAGGGCGGCGCGACCGCCATGATTGCCCATTCCGTTGCGCAAGGCGTCAACGACGCCGGTGCGCACGCACAACTGTTCAGCATCGAGCCGCACCAGCTCGTCGACGGGCAATGGCACGACGAAGCCATGCTGTCGCGTCTGGCCGCTGCCGACGCCATCATCTTCGGTGCGCCGGCATTCCAGGGTGGAATTGCCGCAACGTTCAAAGCCTTCGCAGATGCGACCACCGGCATGTGGCGCGCCCGTAGCTGGCGCAACAAGGTCGCAGGGGGCTTCTCGTTTAGCTGCCGCTCCAGCGACGACAAGCGCAACACGCTCGACTACTTCGCCGCGTTGGCAGCGCAGCACGGCATGGTATGGGCAGATGTGGATGCCGATGACACCGGTTTCGAGGTGCGCGGCGCGTCGGCGTCGCCGGTCATGCGCTTCGCGGGCGATTTCCCGGCGGTGACGGCGCCGGGCGTGGAAGTCGACGCGGCGTACGCGCTCGACCCGGCGGACGTCATCGCGGGTAAGCAGTACGGACGCAACGTCGCATCGCTGGTCGCGCGTCTGGCCGGGGAAGTCCTGGAGTCTCCCGCCGTATTGGCGCGTCGTGCGCGCGAAGCGGCCGAGCGTCGCCTCTGA